A window of the Trichoderma asperellum chromosome 4, complete sequence genome harbors these coding sequences:
- a CDS encoding uncharacterized protein (EggNog:ENOG41~TransMembrane:19 (o20-45i57-78o98-120i132-154o174-202i214-235o276-296i430-450o470-493i513-532o544-567i579-601o621-642i671-689o743-764i776-796o802-824i836-858o864-888i)), with protein sequence MDPDSDSEPGGSMANRGPAVFAVTTATLVLASVFVFARMISRYFIVKRVTWDDRIILLAWLISFFLSFTICFGVSKGLGKHDVDIPPEQIPTLRHCEYVFSILYNPALMATKTSILIFYLRLTQNLQMVLRFASWLTLIIVNIAGVVLTFMNIFQCRPVQAAWNADYNGPTKCIPLLTEFICAAPVNIVTDLAILALPIPVLTGMRLPSRQKTILVITFTLGIFVAVVDVIRIYYLQQAIAEAPTGTVTNPSSRFGGQADFAYNASLALMWSAIEVNVGITCACIPTLKPLVLLLLPSMLYKPNAHGTRHTPHTSSEKSRRASENPTPGSNNSNINNNNLPGVATPEPVVRGALGGRHYDCLGPDAPMSAMEFLTTPDMASLGGPANASANRSRTTNTVSTDHSYENGIYFGFVNMTKPKSMLRANKKESWKYCTIVAILFLLWGISYGLLNTLNNAIATVNNMSTAQTIGLTSAYFGGGYFFGPILVGEWILRRDEHSRFKRHRDDENIGGYKATFITGLCIYGTGTIIFWPSAVTNSFGGFMISSFVVGFGLSVLEVAANSFMVLCGPPQYGEARLMLAQAVQAVGSVLSGLLAQKVFFTSLNGVQSSSQSNSTTLLNVQWTYLGITLLCVVLGLFFYYMPLPEVSDSELEESTRRLPVDPCKKSIGGLQLRTVSLILAVVAQYFYVGGQESNSTFFNSLIISILPGQPRSGRIAAGGTAIGINAADPDQPPGLNLSLADYLTVGHTVFAISRFAATYLIYLSVKNPRLPQPRTILCFSIILCFISALLCVVLRPSNTNLLFIPACLFFFAEGPIWPLIFAIGMRGQGRRTKRAAAFITMGGSGPLFFPFIMYGIIVRGGSVQHAFILIVAMQVAMMALPMFLTFVKDARLMVDPRPSRRALMNRGERPLDVVLADGDAELGGTDSVTITTDFFRETGPAEKVEKPQRGFIGMVSKGLSAKLQGSRRKSSPTLEVEHSEGSVDD encoded by the exons ATGGATCCGGATTCAGACTCAGAACCTGGTGGTTCGATGGCGAATCGTGGACCTGCCGTCTTTGCCGTCACGACGGCTACTCTGGTCCTTGCCTCAGTTTTCGTCTTCGCTCGCATGATATCTCGGTATTTTATTGTCAAAAGAGTTACCTGGGATGATAGGATCATTCTCCTGGCGTGGctcatttctttctttttgtcttttacTATCTGCTTCGGTGTTTCCAAAGGACTCGGCAAACACGACGTCGATATTCCCCCAGAGCAGATCCCTACTCTCCGCCACTGTGAATATGTCTTCTCTATTCTTTAC AATCCGGCGTTGATGGCTACGAAAACGAGCATTCTCATATTCTACCTGCGCCTGACTCAGAACCTCCAAATGGTTCTCCGATTTGCCTCCTGGCTCACCCTCATCATTGTAAATATTGCAGGGGTTGTCCTTACGTTTATGAATATCTTCCAGTGTAGGCCGGTACAAGCTGCTTGGAACGCAGATTACAATGGTCCGACCAAGTGTATCCCTCTACTTACCGAATTCATCTGCGCCGCTCCCGTCAACATCGTTACGGATCTTGCTATTCTCGCACTTCCTATTCCTGTCCTGACTGGCATGCGGCTACCCTCGCGGCAAAAGACTATTCTTGTCATTACTTTTACTCTTGGTATTTTCGTTGCTGTTGTGGATGTAATTCGAATCTACTACCTTCAGCAGGCGATTGCCGAAGCTCCAACCGGAACCGTCACCAACCCTAGCTCGAGATTTGGTGGCCAAGCCGATTTTGCCTACAACGCCTCACTGGCGCTGATGTGGAGTGCTATCGAGGTCAATGTCGGCATCACTTGCGCTTGCATCCCAACTCTGAAGCCCCTTGTCCTTCTACTTCTGCCGTCCATGCTTTACAAACCTAACGCCCACGGGACCAGGCATACCCCCCATACAAGCAGTGAAAAGAGCCGACGAGCCTCTGAGAACCCGACGCCAGGTAGtaacaacagcaacattAACAACAATAACTTACCAGGAGTGGCCACACCAGAGCCAGTTGTTCGTGGCGCCCTTGGAGGTCGACACTACGACTGCCTTGGTCCGGATGCACCCATGAGTGCCATGGAATTCTTGACCACCCCCGATATGGCCTCCCTTGGAGGACCTGCCAATGCCTCTGCTAACCGCTCTCGCACAACTAACACGGTCTCGACAGACCATTCTTATGAAAATGGCATATATTTTGGCTTCGTCAACATGACTAAACCTAAGAGCATGCTCCGTGCTAATAAGAAAGAATCATGGAAATACTGCACAATTGTGGCgatcctcttccttttgtGGGGGATTTCGTATGGTCTGCTTAACACACTAAATAATGCAATTGCCACAGTAAACAACATGAGTACAGCCCAGACGATTGGCCTAACGAGCGCGTATTTTGGCGGAGGCTACTTCTTTGGTCCTATTCTTGTTGGTGAATGGATTCTACGGCGAGACGAACATAGTCGATTCAAACGTCATCGAGACGACGAAAACATTGGAGGTTACAAGGCGACATTCATTACCGGCTTGTGCATTTACGGTACGggcaccatcatcttctgGCCTTCAGCTGTAACCAACTCTTTTGGCGGGTTCATGATCAGTAGCTTTGTCGTTGGGTTTGGTCTTTCGGTCCTCGAAGTTGCTGCTAATTCCTTCATGGTGCTCTGCGGGCCCCCGCAGTATGGAGAAGCTCGCCTGATGTTGGCACAAGCGGTACAGGCCGTGGGCAGCGTGCTCAGTGGCCTCCTGGCCCAAAAGGTGTTCTTCACTTCTCTCAACGGCGTTCAATCGAGCAGCCAAAGCAACAGTACTACGCTCCTCAATGTGCAGTGGACGTATCTTGGCATTACCCTGCTTTGCGTTGTGCTCGGGCTGTTCTTCTATTACATGCCGTTACCCGAGGTTAGTGACAGCGAACTTGAGGAGTCAACCAGGCGGCTGCCTGTGGACCCGTGTAAGAAGAGTATCGGCGGCCTGCAGCTGCGAACCGTCAGCCTCATCCTGGCTGTTGTAGCCCAATACTTTTACGTAGGGGGGCAAGAGAGCAACAGCACTTTCTTCAACAgtctcatcatctccatcttgccTGGCCAACCAAGGTCCGGGAGGATCGCCGCTGGTGGTACGGCTATTGGAATCAATGCAGCTGATCCGGACCAACCTCCCGGGCTCAACCTCTCTCTCGCTGACTATCTGACGGTTGGCCACACCGTATTTGCCATTTCGCGATTTGCCGCCACCTATCTCATTTACTTATCTGTTAAGAATCCTCGGCTACCCCAGCCACGAACTATTCTCTGCTTCAGTATCATTCTCTGCTTCATATCCGCTCTCCTTTGTGTTGTTTTACGACCTTCTAATACCAATTTATTGTTTATCCCTGCttgcttgtttttctttgctgAGGGTCCAATATGGCCCCTTATTTTCGCCATCGGCATGCGtggccaaggaagaagaacgaAACGAGCGGCCGCTTTCATAACGATGGGTGGATCTggtcctctttttttccccttcatcATGTATGGCATTATCGTACGCGGTGGCTCCGTGCAGCATGCCTTTATACTCATCGTGGCCATGCAagtggccatgatggccCTGCCAATGTTCCTTACATTTGTAAAGGATGCCCGACTGATGGTCGATCCACGTCCATCCCGCCGCGCACTGATGAACAGAGGTGAGCGCCCCCTAGACGTGGTGCTTGCCGACGGGGACGCGGAACTTGGCGGTACCGACTCTGTTACTATCACAACCGATTTTTTCAGAGAAACCGGACCTGCGGAAAAGGTAGAAAAGCCCCAGCGCGGATTCATTGGCATGGTGTCTAAAGGTCTGAGCGCAAAGTTACAAGGCTCTCGGCGCAAATCTTCACCAACTCTCGAAGTAGAACATAGCGAGGGCAGTGTGGATGATTAG